A single window of Colletotrichum higginsianum IMI 349063 chromosome 8, whole genome shotgun sequence DNA harbors:
- a CDS encoding Sterigmatocystin 8-O-methyltransferase encodes MAIAKSTPRIVELATQISKSVADLQAVLDAKGVPSPSFDENAPPKLPKEANDAQDAVLDATAELHDLLLEPVTLVLKNSANNSMGSLGFMCRFDIPNMVPLGGKLSYAEIAKKTGFAEFVVSRFMRDCVCMRIFRETEPGVIEHTKTSKALRAPWFLAWLRAGAEEGWATMLGVVDALQKWPNASESDQTSFNIMHNTTGSYFENVANDPEKAARFGAGMATQWEFPGYQLEYLLDGFDWAALGPVKVIDVGGFKGRISIALADRFPNLNMLVQDMGMNEKEAHAAVPDELKDRVNFMAHDVFGTQTESADVYFIRQVLHDWPDKYGIKLLRSQIPKLKKGAKILLNESLLPETPGSSLPLWKERDLRTMDIGLLATMNGRERTLKEWKAIIAEADPRFVLQNVVQPKDSMLAVMEIVWNP; translated from the exons ATGGCTATCGCAAAGTCTACACCCCGTATCGTGGAACTGGCCACCCAAATCAGCAAATCGGTGGCAGACCTACAAGCTgtcctcgacgccaaggGTGTTCCCTCACCGTCTTTCGATGAGAATGCTCCGCCAAAGTTGCCCAAGGAGGCCAACGATGCCCAGGACGCCGTGCTGGACGCGACGGCAGAGTTGCACGACCTCCTCCTGGAGCCAGTCACCTTGGTCCTCAAGAACTCGGCA AACAACAGCATGGGAAGTCTTGGGTTCATGTGCCGCTTTGACATCCCGAACATGGTGCCCCTCGGAGGGAAACTTTCGTACGCGGAGATCGCCAAGAAAACCGGCTTCGCCGAGTTCGTCGTCTCGCGCTTCATGCGCGATTGTGTGTGCATGCGCATCTTCCGCGAAACGGAGCCCGGGGTGATCGAGCACACCAAGACTTCTAAAGCTCTCCGAGCCCCATGGTTCCTGGCCTGGCTCAGGGCGGGTGCAGAGGAGGGATGGGCTACTATGCTAGGG GTTGTGGACGCCTTGCAGAAATGGCCGAACGCTTCGGAGTCAGATCAAACG TCATTCAACATCATGCACAACACTACGGGCTCCTATTTTGAGAACGTCGCCAATGACCCCGAGAAGGCAGCGCGATTTGGGGCCGGAATGGCGACCCAATGGGAGTTCCCTGGCTACCAGCTCGAGTACCTGCTGGACGGCTTTGACTGGGCTGCCCTCGGACCGGTAAAGGTTATTGATGTCGGCGGCTTCAAGGGCCGCATCTCCATCGCACTCGCAGATCGTTTCCCCAATCTCAATATGCTCGTGCAGGATATGGGCATGAATGAAAAGGAGGCACATGCCGCGGTGCCTGATGAGCTCAAGGATAGGGTCAACTTCATGGCCCACGATGTCTTTGGGACGCAGACCGAGAGCGCGGATGTTTACTTTATCCGCCAAGTTCTCCACGATTGGCCGGACAAATACGGCATCAAGCTCTTGAGATCTCAGATCCCTAAGCTCAAGAAGGGCGCCAAGATACTTCTGAACGAGTCACTGCTTCCAGAGACGCCCGGAAGCTCGCTCCCTCTTTGGAAAGAAAGGGACTTGAG GACTATGGACATAGGATTGCTGGCTACTATGAACGGTCGGGAGAGGACTTTGAAGGAGTGGAAGGCTATCATCGCTGAGGCTGATCCAAGGTTTGTATTGCAAAATGTCGTGCAGCCCAAGGATTCTATGCTGGCCGTGATGGAGATCGTTTGGAATCCTTGA